A genomic region of Oryza glaberrima chromosome 1, OglaRS2, whole genome shotgun sequence contains the following coding sequences:
- the LOC127760077 gene encoding uncharacterized protein LOC127760077 isoform X1 codes for MRADRLMAEGGKRIDLGAPLRSVRHADALPYYKADLNSGPVRHPGAVPFVWEQRPGQPKSVRTRRAPPSPMTASHPQPLEHGVEDEIDGSPYHDALGEHYVGILHGVDASPACSRTGAPAPAPARDEKRAQVAEAAVLQAKKEVTEKQVVSVAAVLRKGDDDDDDEERFSDALDTLSRTESFTVNCSVSGLSGMPEPTSRAAAGAEAGVRGIMMDRFLPAAQAVAIGSPQYTFRKAGAASATSNSGRELARAAGSNASGSSGDDPGRRTPVQLPYQHLPPNYLSCSYPRREEQEDEDDDDDYDVHSTRGFASKGCGLLPSLCVKSSLLLLNPMPAMKRGKPRGNGRVREFASKGRGRGAPSPLARSSQNKHLGCASNGQSWEDVYKHKLEQKYVRPGEDGRSKLTSESNQLTFWSDSQAGNGSSPFHHSAGGGMSPYYRDVVLSSSSKADESFGTGVKEDKMSSSNGSSSLGRDHDRGSLLGSDRSSLKGSSSISSGLDRPVHVESMDHRGDIDSETSHSVLLLDSRTSLDAGGCGSQLGEQIVGKNPIGKGEDNDPLTERVSEVTECTLLAPSEKLRSVNLDDGKTSGHLEDSSVSKRDMPLQSLLPLPVPRSPSESWLSRTLPSVTSKPPVPSFLGIQLQSKKQTPWASIQPKENNVKPPRPRQIRFADVVERPNSLDAEI; via the exons ATGCGAGCGGATCGTCTGATGGCGGAGGGGGGCAAGCGGATCGACCTGGGGGCGCCGCTCCGGTCGGTGCGCCACGCCGACGCGCTGCCCTACTACAAGGCCGACCTCAACTCCGGCCCCGTCCGCCACCCCGGCGCGGTGCCCTTCGTCTGGGAGCAGCGGCCCGGGCAGCCAAAGAGCGTCCGcacccgccgcgcgccgccgtcgcccatgaCCGCGTCCCATCCTCAGCCGCTGGAGCACGGCGTGGAGGATGAGATCGACGGGAGCCCATACCACGACGCCCTCGGGGAGCACTATGTGGGGATACTCCATGGCGTGGACGCGTCCCCCGCCTGTTCCCGGACTggcgctccggcgccggcgccggcgcgtgaTGAGAAGAGGGCgcaggtggcggaggcggcggtgttaCAGGCGAAGAAGGAAGTGACGGAGAAGCAGGTGGTGTCCGTGGCGGCGGTACTGCGGAAGggagatgacgacgacgacgatgaggagagGTTCTCGGACGCGCTCGACACGCTCTCCAGGACGGAGTCCTTCACCGTGAACTGCAGCGTCAGCGGCCTCAGCGGCATGCCAGAGCCcacctcccgtgccgccgccggcgctgagGCAGGCGTACGCGGCATCATGATGGATAGATTCCTCCCGGCTGCGCAGGCGGTGGCCATAGGCTCCCCGCAGTACACCTTCCGGAAGGCCGGGGCAGCCAGCGCCACGAGCAATTCTGGCCGCGAGCTTGCGCGTGCAGCTGGGTCTAACGCGAGTGGAAGCAGTGGCGATGATCCCGGGAGGAGGACGCCCGTCCAGCTCCCCTACCAGCATTTGCCTCCCAATTATTTGTCTTGCAGCTATCCCAGACGTGAGGAGCAGGAagatgaagacgacgacgatgactaTGATGTGCATAGCACCCGGGGTTTTGCCTCCAAGGGATGTGGCTTGCTCCCTAGTCTCTGTGTGAAGAGTTCATTGTTACTTCTGAATCCAATGCCTGCGATGAAGCGTGGCAAGCCGCGGGGGAATGGGAGAGTCCGGGAGTTCGCATCCAAAGGCAGGGGACGAGGGGCGCCGAGTCCGCTTGCCCGGAGCTCACAAAACAAGCATCTTGGGTGTGCTTCCAACGGG CAGTCCTGGGAGGATGTATACAAGCACAAATTAGAGCAGAAGTATGTTCGTCCAGGAGAGGATGGGAGGAGCAAGCTGACAAGTGAATCAAACCAGCTGACGTTCTGGAGTGACTCGCAGGCGGGCAATGGGTCTTCACCATTCCATCATTCCGCAGGTGGTGGTATGTCTCCCTATTACAGGGATGTTGTCCTGTCATCATCGAGTAAGGCAGATGAGTCTTTTGGAACAGGGGTAAAAGAAGACAAAATGAGTAGTAGTAATGGTTCCAGCTCACTTGGAAGAGACCATGATCGTGGTTCATTGCTTGGATCAGACCGCAGTAGTTTAAAGGGGTCAAGCTCCATTAGCTCAGGGCTGGATAGACCAGTGCATGTAGAATCAATGGATCACCGTGGAGATATTGACTCAGAAACTAGCCACTCGGTTCTGTTACTGGATTCAAGGACATCACTGGATGCTGGTGGGTGTGGCTCTCAGCTTGGAGAACAGATTGTCGGGAAAAACCCTATTGGGAAAGGTGAAGATAATGATCCATTGACAGAAAGGGTCTCTGAAGTTACAGAATGCACGTTGTTAGCACCTTCTGAAAAGTTAAGATCAGTGAATTTGGATGATGGGAAAACTTCTGGTCATCTGGAAGATAGTAGTGTTTCCAAAAGGGATATGCCTTTGCAATCTCTACTCCCATTACCAGTCCCAAGATCACCTTCAGAATCTTGGCTTTCTCGCACTTTACCATCCGTAACAAGCAAACCACCAGTGCCATCTTTTCTTGGAATTCAATTGCAGTCGAAGAAACAAACTCCCTGGGCCTCAATTCAGCCAAAGGAGAATAATGTTAAACCTCCTAGGCCACGACAGATAAGATTTGCAGAT GTGGTAGAAAGGCCTAATTCATTGGATGCTGAGATATGA
- the LOC127760077 gene encoding uncharacterized protein LOC127760077 isoform X2 — translation MRADRLMAEGGKRIDLGAPLRSVRHADALPYYKADLNSGPVRHPGAVPFVWEQRPGQPKSVRTRRAPPSPMTASHPQPLEHGVEDEIDGSPYHDALGEHYVGILHGVDASPACSRTGAPAPAPARDEKRAQVAEAAVLQAKKEVTEKQVVSVAAVLRKGDDDDDDEERFSDALDTLSRTESFTVNCSVSGLSGMPEPTSRAAAGAEAGVRGIMMDRFLPAAQAVAIGSPQYTFRKAGAASATSNSGRELARAAGSNASGSSGDDPGRRTPVQLPYQHLPPNYLSCSYPRREEQEDEDDDDDYDVHSTRGFASKGCGLLPSLCVKSSLLLLNPMPAMKRGKPRGNGRVREFASKGRGRGAPSPLARSSQNKHLGCASNGSWEDVYKHKLEQKYVRPGEDGRSKLTSESNQLTFWSDSQAGNGSSPFHHSAGGGMSPYYRDVVLSSSSKADESFGTGVKEDKMSSSNGSSSLGRDHDRGSLLGSDRSSLKGSSSISSGLDRPVHVESMDHRGDIDSETSHSVLLLDSRTSLDAGGCGSQLGEQIVGKNPIGKGEDNDPLTERVSEVTECTLLAPSEKLRSVNLDDGKTSGHLEDSSVSKRDMPLQSLLPLPVPRSPSESWLSRTLPSVTSKPPVPSFLGIQLQSKKQTPWASIQPKENNVKPPRPRQIRFADVVERPNSLDAEI, via the exons ATGCGAGCGGATCGTCTGATGGCGGAGGGGGGCAAGCGGATCGACCTGGGGGCGCCGCTCCGGTCGGTGCGCCACGCCGACGCGCTGCCCTACTACAAGGCCGACCTCAACTCCGGCCCCGTCCGCCACCCCGGCGCGGTGCCCTTCGTCTGGGAGCAGCGGCCCGGGCAGCCAAAGAGCGTCCGcacccgccgcgcgccgccgtcgcccatgaCCGCGTCCCATCCTCAGCCGCTGGAGCACGGCGTGGAGGATGAGATCGACGGGAGCCCATACCACGACGCCCTCGGGGAGCACTATGTGGGGATACTCCATGGCGTGGACGCGTCCCCCGCCTGTTCCCGGACTggcgctccggcgccggcgccggcgcgtgaTGAGAAGAGGGCgcaggtggcggaggcggcggtgttaCAGGCGAAGAAGGAAGTGACGGAGAAGCAGGTGGTGTCCGTGGCGGCGGTACTGCGGAAGggagatgacgacgacgacgatgaggagagGTTCTCGGACGCGCTCGACACGCTCTCCAGGACGGAGTCCTTCACCGTGAACTGCAGCGTCAGCGGCCTCAGCGGCATGCCAGAGCCcacctcccgtgccgccgccggcgctgagGCAGGCGTACGCGGCATCATGATGGATAGATTCCTCCCGGCTGCGCAGGCGGTGGCCATAGGCTCCCCGCAGTACACCTTCCGGAAGGCCGGGGCAGCCAGCGCCACGAGCAATTCTGGCCGCGAGCTTGCGCGTGCAGCTGGGTCTAACGCGAGTGGAAGCAGTGGCGATGATCCCGGGAGGAGGACGCCCGTCCAGCTCCCCTACCAGCATTTGCCTCCCAATTATTTGTCTTGCAGCTATCCCAGACGTGAGGAGCAGGAagatgaagacgacgacgatgactaTGATGTGCATAGCACCCGGGGTTTTGCCTCCAAGGGATGTGGCTTGCTCCCTAGTCTCTGTGTGAAGAGTTCATTGTTACTTCTGAATCCAATGCCTGCGATGAAGCGTGGCAAGCCGCGGGGGAATGGGAGAGTCCGGGAGTTCGCATCCAAAGGCAGGGGACGAGGGGCGCCGAGTCCGCTTGCCCGGAGCTCACAAAACAAGCATCTTGGGTGTGCTTCCAACGGG TCCTGGGAGGATGTATACAAGCACAAATTAGAGCAGAAGTATGTTCGTCCAGGAGAGGATGGGAGGAGCAAGCTGACAAGTGAATCAAACCAGCTGACGTTCTGGAGTGACTCGCAGGCGGGCAATGGGTCTTCACCATTCCATCATTCCGCAGGTGGTGGTATGTCTCCCTATTACAGGGATGTTGTCCTGTCATCATCGAGTAAGGCAGATGAGTCTTTTGGAACAGGGGTAAAAGAAGACAAAATGAGTAGTAGTAATGGTTCCAGCTCACTTGGAAGAGACCATGATCGTGGTTCATTGCTTGGATCAGACCGCAGTAGTTTAAAGGGGTCAAGCTCCATTAGCTCAGGGCTGGATAGACCAGTGCATGTAGAATCAATGGATCACCGTGGAGATATTGACTCAGAAACTAGCCACTCGGTTCTGTTACTGGATTCAAGGACATCACTGGATGCTGGTGGGTGTGGCTCTCAGCTTGGAGAACAGATTGTCGGGAAAAACCCTATTGGGAAAGGTGAAGATAATGATCCATTGACAGAAAGGGTCTCTGAAGTTACAGAATGCACGTTGTTAGCACCTTCTGAAAAGTTAAGATCAGTGAATTTGGATGATGGGAAAACTTCTGGTCATCTGGAAGATAGTAGTGTTTCCAAAAGGGATATGCCTTTGCAATCTCTACTCCCATTACCAGTCCCAAGATCACCTTCAGAATCTTGGCTTTCTCGCACTTTACCATCCGTAACAAGCAAACCACCAGTGCCATCTTTTCTTGGAATTCAATTGCAGTCGAAGAAACAAACTCCCTGGGCCTCAATTCAGCCAAAGGAGAATAATGTTAAACCTCCTAGGCCACGACAGATAAGATTTGCAGAT GTGGTAGAAAGGCCTAATTCATTGGATGCTGAGATATGA